The following proteins come from a genomic window of Streptomyces sp. GS7:
- a CDS encoding NAD(P)/FAD-dependent oxidoreductase, which produces MSTTERPRILVVGGGYVGLYAARRILKKMRYGEATVTVVDPRSYMTYQPFLPEAAAGSISPRHVVVPLRRVLPTAEVLTGRVTTIDQDRKVATVAPLVGEAYELPFDYLVIAMGAVSRTFPIPGLAENGIGMKGVEEAIGLRNHVLEQLDKADSTTDEEVRRKALTFVFVGGGFAGAETVGEVEDMARDAAKIYKNVKREDMRFLLVDVADKILPEVGPKLGAYGKEHLESRGVEIYLKTSMKSCVDGHVVLDNGLEVVSNTIVWTAGVKPNPVLSRFGLPLGPRGHVDTAATLQVQGTDYIWAAGDNAQVPDMVGRRNGNENAWCPPNAQHALRQAKVLGDNVVSGMRGFPQKEYSHANKGAVAGLGLHKGVAMIVMGKTKIKLKGRLAWYMHRGYHGMAMPTFNRKIRVFADWTLAMFLKREVVSLGAMENPREEFYEAAKPAPAPAAAAGGDKPKAKAS; this is translated from the coding sequence ATGAGCACCACGGAGCGTCCCAGGATCCTCGTTGTAGGCGGTGGGTACGTTGGCCTGTACGCGGCGCGCCGCATTCTGAAGAAGATGCGGTACGGCGAGGCGACCGTCACGGTCGTCGACCCGCGCTCGTACATGACGTACCAGCCCTTCCTCCCTGAAGCTGCGGCCGGCAGCATCTCTCCCCGCCACGTCGTGGTTCCGCTGCGGCGCGTGCTGCCCACGGCGGAGGTCCTCACCGGCCGGGTCACCACCATCGATCAGGACCGCAAGGTCGCCACCGTCGCGCCGCTGGTCGGCGAGGCGTACGAGCTGCCCTTCGACTACCTGGTCATCGCGATGGGTGCGGTCTCCCGTACCTTCCCGATCCCCGGGCTGGCCGAGAACGGCATCGGCATGAAGGGCGTGGAGGAGGCCATCGGCCTGCGCAACCACGTCCTAGAGCAGCTGGACAAGGCCGACTCGACGACCGACGAGGAGGTCCGCCGCAAGGCGCTGACCTTCGTCTTCGTCGGCGGCGGCTTCGCGGGTGCGGAGACCGTCGGCGAGGTCGAGGACATGGCCCGCGACGCCGCGAAGATCTACAAGAACGTCAAGCGCGAGGACATGCGCTTCCTGCTGGTCGACGTCGCGGACAAGATCCTCCCCGAGGTCGGTCCGAAGCTCGGCGCCTACGGCAAGGAGCACCTGGAGTCCCGGGGCGTCGAGATCTACCTCAAGACCAGCATGAAGTCCTGCGTCGACGGCCATGTCGTCCTCGACAACGGCCTTGAGGTCGTCTCCAACACCATCGTGTGGACCGCCGGCGTCAAGCCGAACCCGGTGCTGTCCCGCTTCGGTCTGCCGCTCGGCCCGCGCGGCCACGTCGACACCGCGGCCACCCTCCAGGTGCAGGGAACCGACTACATCTGGGCGGCCGGCGACAACGCGCAGGTCCCCGACATGGTCGGCCGCAGGAACGGCAACGAGAACGCCTGGTGCCCGCCGAACGCGCAGCACGCGCTGCGGCAGGCCAAGGTCCTCGGCGACAACGTCGTGTCCGGCATGCGCGGCTTCCCGCAGAAGGAGTACAGCCACGCCAACAAGGGCGCGGTGGCCGGTCTCGGTCTGCACAAGGGCGTCGCGATGATCGTCATGGGCAAGACCAAGATCAAGCTCAAGGGCCGTCTCGCCTGGTACATGCACCGCGGGTACCACGGCATGGCGATGCCGACGTTCAACCGCAAGATCCGGGTCTTCGCCGACTGGACCCTTGCCATGTTCCTCAAGCGTGAGGTGGTCTCGCTCGGCGCCATGGAGAACCCCCGCGAGGAGTTCTACGAGGCGGCCAAGCCGGCGCCCGCTCCGGCCGCGGCGGCCGGTGGCGACAAGCCGAAGGCCAAGGCTTCCTGA
- a CDS encoding Ppx/GppA phosphatase family protein — MKRVAAIDCGTNSIRLLVADLDPETGELKDLDRRMQIVRLGQDVDRTGRLAPEALERTFAACREYAAVIKGLGAERLRFVATSASRDAENREDFVRGVVDILGVEPEVITGDQEAEFSFTGATRELTGHPHIALPYLVVDIGGGSTEFVLGDGSVRAARSVDVGCVRMTERHLVHGGEISDPPAAGQITAIKADIAAALDRAEETVPLSEAATLVGLAGSVTTVAAIALGLDHYDSAAIHHSRISLAKVREITEDLLASTHAERAASPVMHPGRVDVIGAGALVLLSIMERIGAEEVVVSEHDILDGIAWSMV; from the coding sequence GTGAAGCGGGTCGCCGCCATCGACTGCGGTACGAACTCCATCCGGCTGCTGGTCGCGGACCTGGACCCCGAGACCGGTGAACTCAAGGACCTGGACCGCCGGATGCAGATCGTCCGGCTCGGCCAGGACGTCGACCGGACCGGACGGCTGGCCCCCGAGGCGCTGGAGCGCACCTTCGCGGCCTGCCGCGAGTACGCCGCGGTGATCAAGGGCCTGGGCGCCGAGCGGCTCCGGTTCGTGGCGACCTCCGCCTCCCGCGACGCGGAGAACCGCGAGGACTTCGTCCGCGGTGTCGTCGACATCCTGGGCGTCGAGCCCGAGGTGATCACCGGCGACCAGGAGGCGGAGTTCTCCTTCACCGGCGCCACCCGGGAACTGACCGGCCACCCCCATATCGCACTGCCCTACCTGGTCGTGGACATCGGCGGCGGCTCGACCGAGTTCGTCCTCGGCGACGGCTCGGTACGGGCGGCCCGCTCCGTCGACGTCGGCTGCGTCCGGATGACCGAGCGCCACCTCGTCCACGGCGGGGAGATCAGCGACCCGCCGGCCGCCGGCCAGATCACCGCCATAAAGGCGGACATCGCCGCGGCCCTGGACCGCGCAGAGGAGACCGTCCCGCTGAGCGAGGCCGCCACCCTGGTCGGCCTGGCCGGCTCGGTGACCACCGTCGCCGCCATCGCCCTCGGCCTGGACCACTACGACTCCGCGGCCATCCACCACTCCCGGATCTCCCTCGCCAAGGTCCGCGAGATCACCGAGGACCTGCTCGCCTCCACCCACGCCGAACGCGCGGCCAGCCCGGTCATGCACCCCGGCCGGGTCGACGTGATCGGCGCCGGCGCCCTCGTCCTTCTGTCGATCATGGAGCGCATCGGCGCCGAAGAGGTCGTCGTCAGCGAACACGACATTCTGGACGGCATCGCCTGGAGCATGGTCTGA
- a CDS encoding SAM-dependent methyltransferase, translating to MADAAVRLTKLAEEVLGAPLPVRIRAWDRSESGPPGAPVLVVRNRRALRRLLFKPGELGLARAWVAGDIDIDGDLYEALDRLAGLIWERGAAAPKPQRAAVLRALARPEIRAAARELLSLAGPPVPPAPPAEEARPHRGPLHTLLRDKAAISHHYDVGNDFYELVLGPSMVYSCAYWGTGEGGAASLEDAQRDKLDLICRKLGLKEGQRLLDVGCGWGSMVLHAAREYGVRAVGITLSEEQATYARKRIADAGLADRIEIRVQDYREVRDEPFDAISSIGMAEHVGRARYAEYASALYALLKPGGRLLNHQIARRPLVDEETYRVDEFIDRYVFPDGELAPVGRTAGQLEEAGFEVRDVEAIREHYGLTLRRWVANLDAHWAAAVRLTSPGRARVWRLYMAACALSFERNRIGVNQVLAVRTPDSGASGVRLRARDWRG from the coding sequence ATGGCCGACGCCGCTGTACGGCTCACCAAGCTCGCCGAGGAGGTGCTGGGAGCCCCGCTCCCGGTGCGGATCCGCGCCTGGGACCGTAGCGAGTCCGGCCCGCCGGGGGCACCCGTGCTGGTGGTCCGCAACCGCCGCGCGCTGCGCCGTCTGCTGTTCAAGCCGGGCGAGTTGGGCCTGGCCCGCGCCTGGGTGGCCGGCGACATCGACATCGACGGCGATCTCTACGAAGCGCTCGACCGCCTCGCCGGACTGATCTGGGAGCGCGGCGCCGCCGCCCCCAAGCCGCAGCGGGCCGCCGTCCTGCGGGCGCTGGCCCGCCCCGAGATCCGCGCCGCCGCCCGGGAGCTGCTGTCCCTGGCCGGCCCTCCCGTCCCGCCCGCCCCGCCGGCCGAGGAGGCCCGGCCGCACCGCGGCCCGCTGCACACCCTGCTGCGCGACAAGGCGGCCATCAGCCACCACTACGACGTCGGCAACGACTTCTACGAGCTGGTGCTGGGCCCGTCGATGGTCTACTCCTGCGCGTACTGGGGGACCGGTGAAGGCGGCGCCGCCTCCCTGGAGGACGCCCAGCGCGACAAGCTCGACCTGATCTGCCGCAAGCTCGGTCTCAAGGAGGGCCAGCGGCTGCTGGACGTGGGCTGCGGCTGGGGCTCGATGGTGCTGCACGCCGCCCGCGAGTACGGCGTACGGGCCGTCGGCATCACGCTCTCCGAAGAGCAGGCCACCTACGCCCGGAAGCGGATCGCCGACGCCGGGCTCGCCGACCGGATCGAGATCCGGGTGCAGGACTATCGCGAGGTCCGCGACGAGCCGTTCGACGCGATCTCCTCGATCGGCATGGCCGAGCACGTCGGCCGGGCCCGGTACGCGGAGTACGCGAGCGCCCTGTACGCCCTGCTGAAGCCCGGCGGGCGGCTGCTCAACCACCAGATCGCCCGCCGCCCGCTGGTCGACGAGGAGACGTACCGCGTCGACGAGTTCATCGACCGCTATGTCTTCCCGGACGGCGAGCTGGCTCCGGTCGGGCGGACCGCCGGCCAGCTGGAGGAGGCCGGCTTCGAGGTGCGCGACGTGGAGGCGATCCGGGAGCACTACGGGCTGACGCTGCGGCGGTGGGTCGCCAATCTGGACGCGCACTGGGCGGCGGCGGTACGCCTCACGTCCCCCGGGCGGGCCCGGGTCTGGCGGCTCTACATGGCCGCGTGTGCGCTGTCGTTCGAGCGGAACCGCATAGGGGTCAACCAGGTGCTGGCGGTCCGCACACCGGACTCCGGCGCCTCCGGCGTGCGCCTGCGGGCGCGTGACTGGCGGGGCTGA